One Methylobacterium oryzae DNA window includes the following coding sequences:
- a CDS encoding methanol/ethanol family PQQ-dependent dehydrogenase encodes MIRLRNSVSALAIMALAPVAMAGVAQANDKLVEKSKSDENWVMPGKNYDSNNYSDLTQINKSNVKQLKPSWTFSTGLLNGHEGAPLVVDGVMYIHTSFPNNTFALGLDDPGKILWQDKPKQNPAARSVACCDLVNRGLAYWPGDGKTPALILKTQLDGNVAALNAQTGETVWKVENSDIKVGSTLTIAPYVVKDKVIIGSSGAELGVRGYLTAYDVKTGAQVWRAYATGPDEDLLLAKDFNIHNAHYGQKGLGTSTWEGDAWKIGGGTNWGWYAYDPGTNLIYFGTGNPAPWNETMRPGDNKWTMTIFGRDADTGEAKFGYQKTPHDEWDYAGVNVMMLSDQKDKDGKMRKLLTHPDRNGIVYTLDRTDGTLVSANKIDDTVNVFKSVDLKTGTPVRDPEYGTRMDHLAKDICPSAMGYHNQGHDSYDPKRQAFYMGINHICMDWEPFMLPYRAGQFFVGATLNMYPGPKGDRQNYEGLGQIKSYNAITGKFNWEKMERFAVWGGTTATAGDLVLYGTLDGFIKARDSDNGDLLWKFKLPSGAIGYPITYTHKGTQYVAIYYGVGGWPGVGLVFDLADPTAGLGAVGAFKKLANYTQMGGGVMVFSLDGKGPYDDPNVGEYAQHAAK; translated from the coding sequence ATGATCAGGCTCCGGAATTCCGTCTCGGCATTGGCGATCATGGCGCTCGCGCCGGTCGCCATGGCGGGCGTGGCGCAGGCCAACGACAAGCTCGTCGAGAAATCGAAGAGCGACGAGAACTGGGTGATGCCCGGTAAGAACTACGACTCGAACAATTACAGCGACCTGACGCAGATCAACAAGAGCAACGTCAAGCAGCTCAAGCCGTCCTGGACGTTCTCCACCGGCCTGCTCAACGGCCACGAGGGCGCGCCGCTCGTCGTCGACGGCGTCATGTACATCCACACCTCGTTCCCCAACAACACCTTCGCCCTCGGCCTCGACGATCCGGGCAAGATCCTGTGGCAGGACAAGCCCAAGCAGAACCCGGCCGCGCGCTCGGTGGCCTGCTGCGATCTCGTGAACCGCGGCCTCGCCTACTGGCCCGGCGACGGCAAGACCCCGGCGCTGATCCTCAAGACCCAGCTCGACGGCAACGTCGCCGCCCTCAACGCCCAGACCGGCGAGACGGTGTGGAAGGTCGAGAACTCCGACATCAAGGTCGGCTCGACCCTCACGATCGCCCCCTACGTGGTGAAGGACAAGGTGATCATCGGCTCCTCGGGCGCCGAGCTCGGCGTGCGCGGCTACCTCACCGCCTACGACGTCAAGACCGGCGCGCAGGTCTGGCGCGCCTACGCCACCGGCCCGGACGAGGACCTGCTGCTCGCCAAGGACTTCAACATCCACAACGCCCATTACGGCCAGAAGGGCCTCGGCACCTCGACCTGGGAGGGCGACGCCTGGAAGATCGGCGGCGGCACCAACTGGGGCTGGTACGCCTACGATCCGGGCACCAACCTGATCTATTTCGGCACCGGCAACCCGGCGCCGTGGAACGAGACCATGCGTCCCGGCGACAACAAGTGGACGATGACGATCTTCGGCCGCGACGCCGACACCGGCGAGGCGAAGTTCGGCTACCAGAAGACGCCCCACGATGAGTGGGACTATGCCGGCGTCAACGTGATGATGCTGTCCGACCAGAAGGACAAGGACGGGAAGATGAGGAAGCTCCTCACCCACCCGGACCGCAACGGCATCGTCTACACCCTCGACCGGACGGACGGCACGTTGGTCTCGGCCAACAAGATCGACGACACCGTCAACGTGTTCAAGTCGGTGGACCTGAAGACCGGCACGCCGGTGCGCGATCCGGAATACGGCACCCGGATGGACCATCTCGCCAAGGACATCTGTCCCTCGGCGATGGGCTACCACAACCAGGGTCACGATTCCTACGACCCGAAGCGGCAAGCCTTCTACATGGGCATCAACCACATCTGCATGGATTGGGAGCCCTTCATGCTGCCCTACCGGGCGGGTCAGTTCTTCGTCGGTGCGACGCTGAACATGTATCCGGGCCCGAAGGGTGACCGGCAGAACTACGAGGGCCTCGGCCAGATCAAGAGCTACAACGCCATCACCGGCAAGTTCAACTGGGAGAAGATGGAGCGCTTCGCGGTCTGGGGCGGCACCACCGCCACCGCCGGCGACCTCGTCCTCTACGGGACGCTGGATGGCTTCATCAAGGCGCGCGACTCCGACAACGGCGACCTCCTCTGGAAGTTCAAGCTGCCGTCGGGCGCCATCGGCTACCCGATCACCTACACCCACAAGGGCACCCAGTACGTCGCCATCTACTACGGCGTCGGCGGCTGGCCGGGCGTGGGCCTGGTGTTCGACCTCGCCG
- a CDS encoding S1 family peptidase: MGHVTGCAARSPALAACWAALALAPAILAPATLAPAALAAGTGGERRLAALYQQDGRRELTGADLERFPGAGVLWCRRPDGIPQKAAAAWLIGSRSLVLMNAHNFRNRQLEVTRNVADCYFQIAGRNYAFVPEILELGVEPEARRLHITDDWALLRLAEPAEARPQPIPDPPTLPTGDLTLPVTMVSPAGHENYRGQSSRESCAVRRIDPPSEGAIRRARHDCNDGYGGSGSGLFDAEGHLIAMQSASLSMNQRHAFDIEFHYGSALLIEGRLHEALEAQARATRDR; this comes from the coding sequence ATGGGTCATGTCACGGGCTGCGCGGCCCGCTCTCCGGCGCTGGCCGCCTGCTGGGCGGCTCTCGCCCTGGCGCCTGCGATCCTGGCACCCGCGACCTTGGCGCCTGCGGCCCTGGCGGCCGGGACCGGCGGGGAACGCCGTCTCGCGGCGCTCTACCAGCAGGACGGGCGGCGCGAGCTGACGGGGGCCGACCTGGAGCGCTTTCCCGGCGCGGGCGTCCTGTGGTGCCGGCGCCCGGACGGGATTCCCCAGAAGGCCGCCGCCGCGTGGCTGATCGGGAGCCGGTCCCTCGTGCTGATGAACGCGCACAATTTCCGCAATCGACAACTGGAGGTTACTCGAAACGTCGCCGACTGCTACTTTCAGATAGCAGGTCGGAACTACGCCTTCGTGCCCGAGATCCTGGAACTCGGCGTCGAGCCCGAGGCGCGGCGCCTGCACATCACCGACGACTGGGCGCTGCTGCGCCTCGCCGAGCCGGCCGAGGCGCGGCCGCAGCCGATCCCGGACCCGCCCACCCTTCCGACCGGCGACCTGACGCTCCCGGTGACGATGGTCTCACCGGCCGGGCACGAGAACTACCGGGGGCAGAGCAGCCGGGAATCCTGCGCCGTCCGGCGGATCGATCCGCCGAGCGAGGGCGCGATCCGCCGCGCCCGCCACGATTGCAACGACGGCTACGGCGGATCGGGCTCGGGCCTGTTCGACGCGGAGGGCCATCTCATCGCGATGCAGAGCGCGTCGCTCTCGATGAACCAGCGCCACGCCTTCGACATCGAGTTCCACTACGGCTCGGCCCTGCTGATCGAGGGCCGGCTCCACGAGGCCCTCGAGGCTCAGGCCCGCGCGACCCGGGACCGCTAG